The Aquincola tertiaricarbonis genomic sequence CGCCGGCCTCCTTCCACCGCTACCCGCCCACCGGCTTGCCGCCCATGCGCCCGCATGCGATGCACCGGTGGTGCCGCGCATGGCCCGCTGCGGCCCGCGCAGTCAGAAGGATCAGATGTCTACCACCCACACCGCCACCACGGGGCCGCGCAATTCGCCCCGCCATGTGGCCATGGCCTCGCTCGTCGGCACCGCCATCGAGTTCTACGACTACTACATCTACGCCGCTGCTGCGGTGCTGGTGTTCAACAGCCAGTTCTTTCCCAAGGGCGACCCCTCGGCGGCCACGCTGCTGTCGCTCAGCACGCTGGCGCTGGCCTTCCTGGCGCGGCCCATCGGCTCGGCGCTGTTCGGCCACTTCGGCGACCGCATCGGCCGCAAGCGCACGCTGGTGGCATCGCTGCTGACCATGGGCCTGTCCACCGTGGCCATCGGCCTGCTGCCCAGCTACGAGCAGATCGGCATTGCCGCGCCGCTGCTGCTGTGCCTGTTCCGCATCGGCCAGGGCATCGGCCTGGGCGGTGAATGGGGCGGCGCCGCGCTGGTGGCCACCGAGAACGCACCCGCCGGCCAGCGCGGCTGGTTCGGCAGCTTTCCGCAGCTGGGCGCGCCCATTGGCCTGTTCATGGCCAATGGCGTGTTGTTCCTCATCACCTGGCTGATCGGACCGGAATCGATGGTGGCCTGGGGCTGGCGCATCCCGTTCGTGCTGTCCATCGTGCTGGTGGGCGTGGGCCTGTACGTGCGGCTGACGCTGCATGAAAGCCAGGTGTTCCAGGACGTGGAGAAGGCCGGCCGCACCGAGCAGGCGCCGGTGAGCGCGGTGTTCCGCCACCATGGCGGCCGCGTGCTGCAGGGCACGCTGATCATGACCACCACCTATGTGCTGTTCTACCTGATGACGGCCTTCGTGCAGGTGTATTCCAAGAGCCCGGCCGCGGTGTCGCCGGCCGGCCATGCCACCGGGCTGGGCATTCCGGCCAACACCTTCACCGGCATCCTGCTGGTGGGCGCGGTGGTGTTCGGCATCTTCTGCCTGCTGGCCGGCAAGCTGGCCGACCGTTACGGCCGCCGGCTGTGGCTGATGGGCGTGACGGTGGGCATCATGGGTTTCGGCCTGCTGATGCCGCAGTTCCTGGACCACGGCACGCCGCTGTCGGTGCTGGCCTTCATCGTGGTGGGCATGGCCTTGATGGGCTGCACCTTCGGCCCGATGGCCGCGCTGCTGCCCGAGCTGTTTCCGACCGAGGTGCGCTACTCCGGCGCTTCGATGGCCTACAACCTGGCCTCCATCGTCGGCGCTTCGCTGCCCACGCTGGTGGCCATCGACCTGAACAAGGCCTATGGCCTGTGGGGCGTGGGCCTGTACCTGGCGGCCAACGGCCTGCTGACGCTGGCGGCGCTGGCCACCAGCCGCGAGACGAGCCGGCTGGATCTGGCGAAGGTGTGATCGCCTCGTCGCGCCATGGCTGGCGCCGACGGTCCATAACTCTGCGCTAACTCGCCTGCGTCAACCATGACGGCGTGCTGCCCTCGACGGCGGCATCCCCGTCATGCACTACCAGGAGAGTTCATGTTGCATCCCTTGCCGAGCCAGCCGTCGGGGCTGGTCATCACCCGTTCCTGCCCGCGCCTGCGCGCGCTTGCCTCGCTGGCCATGGCGGTTGCGGCCGCCGGCGCGCTGGGGGCTTGCGGTGGCGGTGGCAGCGGCAGCAGCGCCGTGGAACCGGCGGCCGAGAGCCCTTCGCCGGCCCCGCAGCCTGCGCCCGCACCGGCCCCGGTTCCCGCACCCGCACCCGCACCCGAGCCGGCGCCAGCACCGGCCCCCGCGCCCGCGGCCGCCATCAGCGGGCCGCGCATCGCCGCAGGCGCCGGCTATTCGCTCGCGGTCCAGGCCGATGGCCGCGTGCTGGTCTGGGGCGGCGCGATGGTGGGCGGGGGCGCCAGCACGCCGATCGCCGGTAGCCCGGCGCGCGTGCTGACGGAGGTGACCGGCGCGGCCGCCGTGGTGGCCACGCCCAGTGGCGCGCTGTTCAACGACTCTTTCGTGCTGCGGCCGGATGGCGGCTTGCTGGCCTGGGGCACCGCCTACGGCAACTCGCCGGTGGCGGTGGCGGCCGCCGGCAACCTGCAGCAGGCCGTGCACTGCCCGTCGGTCACCTATGCCTTGCGCCCCGACGGCACCCTGTGGCGCCTGGTCGGCAGCCAGGCCACGGCGGTGTCGGGCCTGAGCGAAGTGGTCCACATCGGCGCCGCGGCCTCTTCAACTAATTGTGCGGTCGCGGCGACCCGCCGCGACGGCAGCCTGGCCCTGGTGGCCGATGGCCGCATTGATGAGGTGGCCGGTCTGCCCGCGGTGACCCAGGCCACCTGCAGCGGCTTCAGCCCGGTGGCCGGCCTGACCGGCGAGCACTGCCTGGCCCTGGATACGGCCGGCAGCGTCTGGGCCTGGGGTCGCAACGACGATGGCCAGCTGGGCGATGGCACCACCACCTACCGCAGCAACCCGGTGCGCCTGGCCGCACCGCAGAACGTGGTGGCGCTCGGCATCCAGTTGCTCAACGGCTTTGCGCTCGACGCCGGTGGCACCGTGCACACGTGGGGCCCTTCGGGTCCGGCGCTGGGACGCGGACCTACGGCCCAGGCCACCAGCGTGGCGCTGCCGGTACCGGGCCTGCCGCCGGTCAAGGCGATGTCGGTCGGCACCTTCCACACGCTGGTGCTGGGCACCGACGGCAGCGTCTGGGCCTGGGGCAGCAACAGCCGTGGCGAGCTGGGCGTCGAGGGCAGCGAATCACAGCGCGCCCCCGTGCAGGTGCCCGGCCTGCGCCTCGATTGACCACCCGGCGTGACCGCGCGCAGGCTGCAACAGTTCAGCGTGCCAGGGATGTCGACCGAAACCCGCCCGGCCTTCCGGCGGCACCTGGGTCTGCAGCGTCTGCTGCAGCCAGCCGGCGGCCAGGCTGCGGCAGCGCGCGGCGGCCGCGACGTCGCCCAGCGCGGTGTAGGCGGCGGCGCAGGCCAGCCACTGGCGCGTCCAGCTGGTGTAGGCCGCCCGGTACTGCCGCACCAGATGCTCGGCATGCGCCACGTCGTCCGGGTCCAGCGTGCGCGGCGCTGCCGTCGCCCTGGCCTGCAAGGCGGTGGCCGCCGCTTCCGCCGCCACGCCATGCAGCTCGCGTGCTTGCGCCTCCTGCATCACGGCCCAGGCTGCGTGCGCGGCGGCGGTGTCGGCGGCGCGACGCTGCAGCGCCAGTTCGGCCAGCAGCGTGGAAGCCATTCTGCGTGTCGGCTCGATGGCCGCCGCCTCCCGGTAGTGCCGCTCGGCTTCGGGCGCGCCCAGCAGCTCGGCCGCCTGGCCCAGCAGCAGGCGGCGCTGCACCGCGCTTTCGGGCACGGCGTTGGGCAGGTCCTGCTGCAGCAGCGGCAACGCGCGCCCGGGTTCGCCCAGTTGCAGCCAGGTCCAGGCCAGCGCCAGCGCGGCGACGGCCTGGAAGTTGGAACCCGGCATGGCCTGCGACATGTGCTCCAGCGCCGACCGGGCCAGCGGCAGCGCGGCACGGAAATGGCCGCAGGTGGCCTCGGCCAGTGCCAGCGCGACGTCGTTCATGCGCGACTGGGTCTGCAGTTCGGGCACGCCGCGGCCCAGCTCGCGCGCTTCGCGCCCGGCGTCCACCGCGTCGCGGGCCTCTCCGCGCTTGAGGTGCACATAGCCCACGCTGATCCAGGCGTTGAGCTCGGCGAGCCGGTTGTCCGTCGCCCGGGCCCAGCCGAGCTGGCGACGTGCCACGGCGAGCGAGTCGCCCAGCCGGCCGGCGTTGACCAGTGCCATCAGGTAGGCGCCGGCATAGTCGAGGCAGTCGGCGGGCGAGGCCTGCTGGTCCAGCATCGGCCAGCCGGGCTGCAGCAGGGCCACGGCCTGCGGCGCACGGCCCTGCATCGACAAGGCCATGGCCAGCGCCTGCAAGGCCTCGCGCCGCGGTGTCACGGCGTGCGCCGGCAGCAGATGCAGGGCCTGCTGCGCGGCCGGCTCGGCCTCGGTGGCGCGGCCGCCCCACACCAGCGCCGTGGCATGCGCGGCCCAGGCATGTCCCAGGTCGGCGGCTTCGGCCTCGGCCTCGATCAGGGCGGTACTGGCCTGCAGCGCCGGGTCCAGCCCCTCGCCCAGCACGGTGGGCACGATGGCGCGTGCACGGGCGCGCAGCGCGGCGCCGCCGTGGCCGGCAGCTTCCCACGCGGCGGCGGCCTGGCGCAGCAGTGCCGCCTGCTCGCGCGGGCGCGAGGCGGCATGGGCGCGATCGGCCGCGGCTTCGTAGGCGGCCGCTGCGTGCGCCGGCTCGCCGCCGGCCTCCCAGTGGGCTGCCAGCCGCGCTGGCTCGCCGCCCCGGGCGGTGAGCGCCTGCGCCACCTGCCGGTGGATGCGCCTTGCTACCACCCGCGGCGTCAGTGCCAGCACGGCCTGGCGCACCAGCTCGTGCGCGAAGCCTTCGCCATCGAGCACCTGGGCGGTTTCCAGCCGGTGCCAGGCGTCGGCCAGCATCACCGCCGGCCGGTGGGTCAGGTGTTCGGCCAGCTCGATGTCGAAGTCGCTGCCGGCGACCGCCACCAGCCGCGCCAGCGCCGCCGATTCGGTCGGCAGGCGGGCCAGCCGGGCCTGCAGGCGCCGCTCGATCGACGCCGGGTGGGGCAGCTCTGCGGCGTCCAGAGCGCCGTCCTGGAGGCCGGCCCGCAAGGTCTCCAGCAGGTGCAGCGGCAACCCACCCGCGTGGCGCAGCAGCGCAGGCGCCAGAGCGTGGGCGTCAATGCCGGGCAGCGAGAGGCTGGCCACGAAGTCGTGCACGGCATGCGCATCCAGCGGTGGCAGTTCCAGCCACTGCAGGTGGTCCGCGTTCGTCC encodes the following:
- a CDS encoding MFS transporter, translated to MSTTHTATTGPRNSPRHVAMASLVGTAIEFYDYYIYAAAAVLVFNSQFFPKGDPSAATLLSLSTLALAFLARPIGSALFGHFGDRIGRKRTLVASLLTMGLSTVAIGLLPSYEQIGIAAPLLLCLFRIGQGIGLGGEWGGAALVATENAPAGQRGWFGSFPQLGAPIGLFMANGVLFLITWLIGPESMVAWGWRIPFVLSIVLVGVGLYVRLTLHESQVFQDVEKAGRTEQAPVSAVFRHHGGRVLQGTLIMTTTYVLFYLMTAFVQVYSKSPAAVSPAGHATGLGIPANTFTGILLVGAVVFGIFCLLAGKLADRYGRRLWLMGVTVGIMGFGLLMPQFLDHGTPLSVLAFIVVGMALMGCTFGPMAALLPELFPTEVRYSGASMAYNLASIVGASLPTLVAIDLNKAYGLWGVGLYLAANGLLTLAALATSRETSRLDLAKV
- a CDS encoding RCC1 domain-containing protein, with the translated sequence MLHPLPSQPSGLVITRSCPRLRALASLAMAVAAAGALGACGGGGSGSSAVEPAAESPSPAPQPAPAPAPVPAPAPAPEPAPAPAPAPAAAISGPRIAAGAGYSLAVQADGRVLVWGGAMVGGGASTPIAGSPARVLTEVTGAAAVVATPSGALFNDSFVLRPDGGLLAWGTAYGNSPVAVAAAGNLQQAVHCPSVTYALRPDGTLWRLVGSQATAVSGLSEVVHIGAAASSTNCAVAATRRDGSLALVADGRIDEVAGLPAVTQATCSGFSPVAGLTGEHCLALDTAGSVWAWGRNDDGQLGDGTTTYRSNPVRLAAPQNVVALGIQLLNGFALDAGGTVHTWGPSGPALGRGPTAQATSVALPVPGLPPVKAMSVGTFHTLVLGTDGSVWAWGSNSRGELGVEGSESQRAPVQVPGLRLD
- a CDS encoding BTAD domain-containing putative transcriptional regulator; amino-acid sequence: MTRQLFWRLRLEGRPCLIDDLGGGPLVLSRKDAAWLACAALEPGVRSHRVATLAWPATDERGALNNLRQRVHQLRKKTGARLVEMAETLVLATDLRRDEDHLSWAALQADPGAWDDEPLGDLTYDGEAELAAWVAGVRERHRQRRREALAAIADAAEREGRHADALMFAQHLHADDPLSEPLHRQLMRLHHALGDVASALRVYDRAERSLSEELGLRPSAETLVLRECLLQGRQPVIGALPDLPATLARPPRLIGRERPLRALAQARSLGQPVLVVGEAGAGKSRLLQEALGGLADVLQLAAQPDDAQAPFTTVQRLLSRLRRWPLAPAATGAEPDARLAPMPAQRLRHQIADALAAALQQGLGTVVIDDLHFADAASHELLQGLILAAEPPTRPAWVLASRPLAADAAQPWTNADHLQWLELPPLDAHAVHDFVASLSLPGIDAHALAPALLRHAGGLPLHLLETLRAGLQDGALDAAELPHPASIERRLQARLARLPTESAALARLVAVAGSDFDIELAEHLTHRPAVMLADAWHRLETAQVLDGEGFAHELVRQAVLALTPRVVARRIHRQVAQALTARGGEPARLAAHWEAGGEPAHAAAAYEAAADRAHAASRPREQAALLRQAAAAWEAAGHGGAALRARARAIVPTVLGEGLDPALQASTALIEAEAEAADLGHAWAAHATALVWGGRATEAEPAAQQALHLLPAHAVTPRREALQALAMALSMQGRAPQAVALLQPGWPMLDQQASPADCLDYAGAYLMALVNAGRLGDSLAVARRQLGWARATDNRLAELNAWISVGYVHLKRGEARDAVDAGREARELGRGVPELQTQSRMNDVALALAEATCGHFRAALPLARSALEHMSQAMPGSNFQAVAALALAWTWLQLGEPGRALPLLQQDLPNAVPESAVQRRLLLGQAAELLGAPEAERHYREAAAIEPTRRMASTLLAELALQRRAADTAAAHAAWAVMQEAQARELHGVAAEAAATALQARATAAPRTLDPDDVAHAEHLVRQYRAAYTSWTRQWLACAAAYTALGDVAAAARCRSLAAGWLQQTLQTQVPPEGRAGFGRHPWHAELLQPARGHAGWSIEAQAGHLHGGAL